TTCAaatcgcagacctgcagcccAAGCTGTCTATACACCGCTACGCCGATCCCGGCCTGCATCCTGCGTTTTGTATTCCCTGGCCCTCCACCGCAGACTTGTCGTCTCTCTTTGTTCTCCTACTGCTTCGCCCCTTCGATCAGCCAGCCTGTCAGGCCTCTGGCTATCCCTTATGCTCAGCTCTGACTGCCTCGTTAACTTGACTATTTGACCGCCAAGTtgccttgactattgactgccacatcctcttgacttttctaaccctttcctcatgggcccctccattaccGACCGTATCAATGAATAATATAGACGAATTGATGCTCGGGTGGAAGAATTGTTTCATTAGACAACGATCAATTTTTGCTGGGTTCattctcttaaaaattaaatatcctcCTACTTAAAAGTATTATCATTTATCTTCCTTAGTCTCGACGTGAAATGTAACCGACAATGAAAGAATGGAATTATCTTTTTTTACTTTGTGTTAATGTGGGTGCTACAGGAACCATTAGTTGGGAATGGGAATTTTCCAAGCCAGGATGAACAGATCTATGCATCATGCTTCCACAGTTAGTTTATATTCTCTTGAATTGCTCGGTACTTTGAGCTACTTTTCTGTATCTCATTATGGGATCGACAGTAAAAGATATTCAGAatgaataaaatttttattttttagttgcTATCATGTATTctacttaattaaaaaaactaagtGCCTAGCTAGACTTCAGGATGAAAGCAGTAGGCAGTTTGAAGTTCAAACAGCATGAATTAATGTGCCTAGCTAGAGCTTTGCCTTTCGATTGATGCAGCTAAACTAAGTGGCAAGCGCCTGCAGGTTCATTATTCCTTGCCCTTAAGCTTCCTTTTGTGTTTTCATGGTTAGGAGAATCTTATTAGTCATGGAAGAAGAGATATGACTCCTCACTGCCTGCTAGCTATAGACAAAAAGTGATGGTAAAAGTGACATAAAAAACATTACTGATGCATGTCGACTTCCAGACAACAGATTACACTACTGCTCAATTTCTCTGGTGCCTGTATGCTTTATATCAATTACGATCACCACAAACATCAAAACGTCATTCTTGCATCTCTTTTGGTCTTCATTTCCAGATCAAGACCATCTTTTGAAGGTGAAGCTGGAAACTTCAGAGATCATCTCCCATGATACAATAATGCCAACTAAAATCCAGGCGGAAGAGCATAGTGAAGTCCTTCCTTGTTCTGCTCCAACTTCTCTGCCTCAACGTTGAATGAAGTCGCTGCATGTTTCGTCTGCTCAAAAGGAAACAGAAGCTGGCTACTGTCGGCGCTTCCATCGAGTGGAAGTCCAAAAAATTCATTGCTGGTGTAATCAGGAAATGGCATGGCGGGCATGATTAATGGCCCAAGGACAATGCTATTGAACTCATCAGGGAGGTCATGGAACAGCTTTGGGGCTTTGGAGGCAAGTTCTATCTGGTGGATCTCTGCAGTGGTGGCGGCGGCGGAGAGAGAGATGGGCCTCTTGTTCTTTCTTGATCCGCCGCCCACAGGGACGTTCCTGAGGGAGCCACCCTGCGTCCAGTACCTCCTGCAGGTCTTGCAGAAGTACCTGGGCTGGGCGAGGCTGTAGTTGTTGTAGTAGCAGAACTTAGTGTCGGTGGAGTTGCACCTGGGGCAGTTCAGGGCCTGCTCCTTGCTTGGCCTTGGCCTTGCCCTCTGCCTCGCCTTCTCCCTCTCCGTCACCTGCGCTGTGCTGCCGCTGACGGTGGCGGTGGAGGAGGAGTAGGAGGCTGCAAACAGAGTCTCCATGGGCTTCACCTGAAACCCCATGCTCTGGAGAGCAACAAAAATTACACCACCAAATTGCCATACGGAGAATTCACATAAAGATCTATATAAAACATGGAACAAGGGGTAAATTAAAGCTACAGCTCTTATAGAGAAGGGAAAATaaaaaagcaaaggaaaaggtaaaaagAGAAAACTTGGAGAAGAACAAAGCTAAGTATTACGTTTTTCTTTTTTGGTTGATAATCCATATATAAGTATTACACCTTTAATAATACGTAGGGTGTCGCTGCTTAATTTATTGCATGGGATCGAAAGAGAAAAGCAGTCACGcagagaaaaaggagaaaaaggcaAGGGAAAATAAAGTGCTTTGGCGCTTTCAAGGCGCGGCCAAAGGACATGAAGAGGGAGAGAGAATTGAAGACGACGTTGCAGCAATTGCATCTTAATCAGAACTCCAGATCTTCTtcggattaaaaaaaaaaaaaaaaggaagaagaagaagaaaaaataggcaaaaagcaagaagaaaaacaGCTTTACCCTAGGCCACTGGCTGCTATCCATATCCAAGTGATCCGAGGgacaaagaagaagaggaagaagaagctaggaTTGTGATTGTGAAGGATCACTCACACATATCTTTTGTGGAAGGTGCGTGGATGTTTATATTCTTTAATATAATGTTGAATTCTTTGTCCATGGCTGTAACAATGCTGATACAGTATCAGTCAACCACATTGTTCATGAAGACAAATTAGACTGTCATTATCAGGTATATATATGACAGTTACTTTGGCCCAATGCTTGGAGTTATAAATAGTTTGGTCCTAGTGAATTATAGTAGGgcttgtgtgtgttttttttttggttagaaaATCAAAGTCACATTGACCGTACTTATTCTCTTGCAAGTTTGATCATTAACGTCCCAGCCGAGACGGATCCCACCTtgcactaaaaaaaaaaaaaaaaaaacaattatttaGGGATGAAATTTTACAACAAATAATTTTCATCATAAATTTACAATGAATCGcaaattttgttagaaatttgggacgaaatatgatatttgttggaaattttatgagttttgcgacaaaaaaatatttttgtcgcAAACATAGAGTAAATTTTCTTTATTCCAGTTTAAGGAAAaccaaatctgggacgaactttacaattcgtcccagattagggACGAATTTAATAGTTCATcccaaatttcattttttttttaaattagaaaaaatgtGAATGCATGAGCTAAAGACCTCGGAATCACACGAAACGAGTTCCTATATGTTCGTATTGATCTTCTAATCACAAGAATGACACGAAATAATTTTTCACCTAGTATTTTAAGGTTTTTAAATTTTcggaaatgaaaattttaattgtgatataaaaaaatttatgaacctcaaactattgagtgaaaaaaatatttgagaccaccattgcgatcaggagatcgatacgaacgcataggaactCGTTTTGTGTTATTCAGATGTGTttaggtcatgcatccgtatttttatcGCTTTATTccgtaatttaaaaaaaaataaagatttggGACGAACTCTAAAGTTCGTctcagatctgggacgaactttgggGTTCACCCCAAACTTTAAATCTCCAGAaattctaaataaaatatttcaaaaaataaaaactagactTATAGAGCTCGGAATAACatggaacaaatttctatgcgctcgtaaCGATCTTCTGATCATATTGATGACAGGAAATAATTTTTTCACCTAATATTTTGAGATTTTAAATTTTcggaaatgaaaattttaattgtgatataaaaaaatttatgaacctcaaaatattgagtgaaaaaaatattttaggccACCATTGCGATCAGGAAATCAatacgaacgcataggaactCATTTCGTGTCATTCAGAGGTGTttaggtcatgcatccgtatttttatcGCTTAATTctgcaatttaaaaaaaatagagatttggGACGAACTCTAaatttcgtcccagatctgggacgaactttggagttcgtcccaaactttaaatctctagaaattctaaataaaatccttcaaaaaataaaaactagacctatagagctcggaatgacatggaacaaatttctatgcgctcgtattgATCTCATGACCACATTAGTGAACTCAAAGACCTAATATAGTTTgcgataattaaattaaaaatatcaaattgataGAACCTATGACTTAGCAAAAATAAGAGTTGATTTAAAAAAGTTAAAGTCATTTTGATATTCAAAAATTACAGATCTAATTTTGTTAAGAGGAAAAAATGTTTGAGACCACTAATGTGGTCATGAGATCGACACGAGCACATGGGAATTTATTCCATGtcattccaagctctctaggGCTAGTTTTTTAAATTTCGaaagattttttttgaatttttaaggaaattaaattttgggacgaacttCAACGTTCGTCCCAGATTAGGGATGAATTTAAAAAGTTCTTCCcaaattccaattttttttttaaattaaaaaattgacaAAAATATGAATGCATGAGCTAAAGACCTCGGAATCACACGAAATGAGTTCCTATACGTTCGTATCGATCTTCTGATCACAAGGATGATACGAAATAATTTTTTCACCTAATATTTTgaggtttttaaatttttgaaaatgaaaattttaattgtgatataaaaaaatttatgaacctcaaaacattgagtgaaaaaaatatttgaggccaCCATTACGATCAGGAGATCAATACGAACGCCTAAGAGCTCATTTCGTGTCATTCGGAGGTGTttaggtcatgcatccgtatttttatcGCTTTATtccgtaattttttttaaaaaataaatatttgggACGAACTctaaagttcgtcccagatcagGGACGAACTTTagagttcgtcccaaactttaaatatttagaaattctaaataaaatctttcaaaaaataaaaactagaccTATAGAGCTCGGAATGACGTGGAACAAATTTCTACGCGCTCGTAATGATCTTGTGATCACAATGATGACACGAAATAATTTTTTGATCTAATATTTTGAGATTTCTAAATTTttggaaatgaaaattttaattgtgatataaaaaaatttatgaacctcaaaatattgagtgaaaaaaatattttaggccACCatgcgatcaggagatcgatacgaacacataggaactcaTTTCGTGTCATTCGGAGGTGTttaggtcatgcatccgtatttttatcACTTTATTctgcaatttaaaaaaaaattagagattTGGGACAAACTCTAAATTTCGTCCCAAATCTGGGATGAACTTTGGAGTTCATCCCAAACTTTAAATCTTTAGAAATTCtaattaaaatctttcaaaaaataaaaactagatttatagagctcggaatgacgtggaacaaatttctatgcgctcgtattgATCTCATGACCATATTAGTGAACTTAAAGACCCAATATAGTTTatgataattaaattgaaaatatcaAATTGATAGAACCTATGACTTAGCAAAAATAAGAGTTGATTTGAAAAAGTTAAAGTgattttgatattaaaaaattatgGATCTAATTTTGTTAAGACGAAAAAATGTTTGAGACCACTAATGtggtcatgagatcgatacgagcACATGGAAATTTGTTCcatctcattccgagctctctagggctagtttttaaatttcaaaagaattttttttttcatttttaagaaaattaaattttgggacgaacttCAACATTCGCCCCAGATCTAGGACGAACTTCACAGTTTGTCCCAGATTAGGGACGAATTTAAAAGTTCGTCCCAAATTccagttttttttaaataaaaaaaagtgaCAAAAATATGAATGCATGAGCTAAAGACCTCGGAATCACACGAAACTATACGTTCGCATCAATCTTCTGATCACAAGGATGAACGAAATAATTTTTTCACCTAATATTTTGAGGTTTTTAAATTTttggaaatgaaaattttaattgtgatataaaaaaatttatgaacctcaaaatattgagtgaaaaaaatatttgaggctaCCATTACGATCAGGAGATCAATACGAACGCCTAGGAGCTCGTTTCGTATCATTCGGAGGTGTTTAGGTCATGCATCCATATTTTTATCGCTTTattccataattttttttaaaaaaataaagatttggGACGAACTttaagttcgtcccagatctgggacaaaCTTTAGAGTTTGTCCCAAACTTTAAATCTTTAGAAATTCtaaataaaatctttcaaaaaataaaaactagacctatagagctcggaatgatgtggaacaaatttctatgcgctcgtaaTGATATTGTGATAACAATGATGACACGAAATAATTTTTTCACCTAATATTTTGAGATTTCTAAATTTttggaaatgaaaattttaattgtgatataaaaaaatttatgaacctcaaaatattgagtgaaaaaaatattttaggccACCATGCGATcaagagatcgatacgaacgcataggaactCATTTCGTGTCATTCGGAGGTGTttaggtcatgcatccgtatttttatcACTTTATtctgtaatttaaaaaaaatagagatttggGACGAACTCTAAATTTCGTCCCAAATCTGGGAtgaactttggagttcgtcccaaactttaaatctttataaattctaaataaaatctttcaaaaaataaaactagacctatagagctcggaatgacgtggaacaaatttctatgcgctcgtaaCGATCTTCTGATCACAATGATGacacaaaataattttttcacctaatattttgagatttttaaattttcagaaatgaaaattttaattatgatattaaaaaaattatgaacctcaaaatattgagtgaaaaaatattttaggCCACCattgcgatcaggagatcgatacaaaCGTATAGGAACTCGTTTCGTGTCATTCGGAGGTATTTAGGTCATGCATCTGTAATTTTATCGCTTTATtatgtaatttaaaaaaaaatagagatttggGACGAACTctaaagttcgtcccagatctgggacgaactttggagttcaTCCCAAACTTTAAATCTTTAGAAATTCTAAATAAAATccttcaaaaaataaaaactagaccTATAGAGCACGGAATGACGTGGgacaaatttctatgcgctcgtattgATCTCATGACCACATTAGTGAACTCAAAGACCCAATATAGTTTTTGATTATTAAATTGAAAATATCAAATTGATAGAACCTATGACTTAGCAAAAATAAGAGTTGATTTGAAAAAGTTAAAGTCATTTTGATATTCAAAAATTACGGATCTAATTTTGTAAAGAGGAAAAAATGTTTGAGACCACTAATGTGGTCATGAGATCAATATGAGCACATGAAAATTTGTTCcatctcattccgagctctctagggctagtttttaaattttgaaagattttttttgaatttttaaggaaattaaattttgggacgaacttCAACGTTcgtcccaaatctgggacgaacttcACAGTTCATCCCAGATTAGGGATGAATTTAAAAGTTCGTCCCaaattccattttttttaaataaaaaaaagtgaCAAAAATATGAATTCATGAGCTAAAGACCTCGGAATCACACGAAACGAGTTCCTATACGTTCCTATCGATCTTCTGATCACAAGGATGACACGAAATATTTTTTTCAcctaatattttgatgtttttggaaatgaaaattttaattgtgatataaaaaaattttgaacctcaaaatattgagtaaaaaaatatttgaggccaccattgcgatcaggagatcgatacgaacgcataggaactCGTTTCATGTCATTCGGAGGTGTTTAGGTCATGTATCCGTATTTTTATCGCTTTATTccgcaatttaaaaaaaaataaagatttggGACGAACTctaaagttcgtcccagatctgggacgaactttggagttcaTCCCAAACTTTAAATCTTTAGAAATTCtaaataaaatctttcaaaaaataaaaactagaccTATAGAGCTCGGAATGACGTTGAACAAATTTCTTTGCGCTCGTAATGATCTTCTGATCACAATGATGACACGAAATAATTTTTTCACCTAATATTTTGAGGGTTTTAAATTTttggaaatgaaaattttaattgtgATATAAAAAAATGTACGAACCACAAAATATTGAGTTAAAAAAATGTTTGACGCTATCATTACGATCAAGAGATTGATACGAATGCATAGGAATTCGTTTTGTGTCATTCGGAGATGTTTAGGTCAGGCATCCATATTTTTAACGCTTTATtccacaatttttttaaaaaataaagatttgGGACGAACTTTGGATTTTGTCTGGGATGAACTAAATTTTGTCCTAGATTTGGGACGAACTTGGGGATGAATTTTTAATTGTCCCCAAATTTACCCTAATAACACCCGAACATCCCtaatttctttcttcttccttcttttcacGGCGGCTGTGGAGGTTTGATCTTCGGCCACGATTCCACGATCTTCGGCAGGTAAGCTTCGGGTTTGTTTTCCTCTCTCATCTCTCTCATCTCCGGCCATGGTTCCACTATCTCCGGAAGGTAAGCCGCTCCTTGTCGTGCTACTGCCCGTGCACGGTAGCTGCCTCGCCTTGTCGTGTGGCTGACCTTGCAAGGCAGCTGCGGTGCCTCCTTGTCGAGGCTACCCTTGCACGCCAGCCGTGAGCCGCCGGATCCGACCCTTGCTCGTCGCTGGAACCCGCTGGGAGCCACCGGATCAGGCCCATGCTGGTTGTTGGTGGTCGCCGGCCGCCGAATCTGGCCCTTCCTAGCCGTTGGCCGTCGCAGACCACCAGATCCAAGCAATAATGGCCACTGGCAGCCGCGCGTCGCCAGATCTGGACCTTACTGGCCGCTGGTAGCCGCGCGCCGTCGGATCTCGACCTTCACCTGGCTGCTAGCAGACACGGCCCTAGCTGATTGCTGGTAGCCGCGGGCCGATTGCTAATGCTGGGCCCCGCAGCCGCTGCTGGCCCCTATGGCTGTTGCCGGCCCATTGTGTAGTAATGTTTGTGGGTGTCCAATAGTATATGTGTTTGTGTACTCTTATATATGATTGTAAAATTCGTATTATTGTTTATGTAGGTTAATTTGTATTTGATGTGGCTCATCTTTGTTCTCTGTTGTTAGGTATATGTATctagattgttggttgctactcggaaaacctataggttccactgtacaaaaattttgtacaaaggtctgaaccttttcctagctaccatgtgttcttttaaattaaattttggatcgcctgcggaacttaacacgtttgatccaaaacttaatctatttgttcttttaggttttgacttggatctcctgcggaacttaacacgttcgacccaagtctccttaagttattaattccattaaatattaatttccataaaaggttcccagtactgacgtggcgaggcacatggccttcttggatatgggagcaaccaccaccgactagacaaaacctttaatagaaagctaatatttaatttcctaaaataactttaggttaaccaaagagaacaatcaaatcacaaggaaaagaaagaaacaaaagaacacaacttcgaaaaacatattgaaattctagaacgtaagcctcttgtatttggtattatttccataaataactagtatgatgcggaaataaaatttactagttataccttgtagaaaaacctcttgatcttctgccgtattcctcttctaacctcggacgttgtgtgggcaacgatcttccgagatgagaaaccaccaatcaccttcttctcctcctagctaggttcggccaacaaagaggaagcttcaccaaggaagaaaaacaaaatactaaccaagctccaaaagatgctagctttctctccttcttcttcttcttctccgagtagtatccgaccaccacaagagctccaatagaagggtagggttcggccaccacaagaggaagagagggagagattggccggccacaccaaagaacaaaagagggagaggaataatagatgttgtgtcttgtgaaggcaccctcaccccttcttttatattccttggcctaggcaaattaggaaatttaattacaataaattttccttaatttccttgacatgatttaattgagagaaataaaataaaatttcccaaattaatttcaagtggccggccacatc
This window of the Zingiber officinale cultivar Zhangliang chromosome 3B, Zo_v1.1, whole genome shotgun sequence genome carries:
- the LOC122056506 gene encoding dof zinc finger protein 2-like, whose translation is MDSSQWPRSMGFQVKPMETLFAASYSSSTATVSGSTAQVTEREKARQRARPRPSKEQALNCPRCNSTDTKFCYYNNYSLAQPRYFCKTCRRYWTQGGSLRNVPVGGGSRKNKRPISLSAAATTAEIHQIELASKAPKLFHDLPDEFNSIVLGPLIMPAMPFPDYTSNEFFGLPLDGSADSSQLLFPFEQTKHAATSFNVEAEKLEQNKEGLHYALPPGF